One Oscillospiraceae bacterium DNA window includes the following coding sequences:
- a CDS encoding Fic family protein, with amino-acid sequence MRRFDYSFLNNTLLPSKMLNQAAGIYSFKTMAGTRKDEYTKIFTELEAIAKVQSVKSSNAIEGIITSDERIKAIVNEKSAPLNHDEAEIAGYRDALNAIHTDHEYLDLRETDILKLHETLMSMTNYEYGGRYKTEDNVILETDHEGNRRVRFRPTPASETPKAMEQMILAYMEARDDSNINPLLLIPCVILDFLCIHPFRDGNGRMSRLLSLLLLYKNGFDAGKYISFEEQIHHNKGYYYESLRVSSEKWETNENEYTSFIGNFLYTLYICYKELDKRFSVLDEKRTKTARIEAAVLNNLTPISKTEICKNLPDVSPSTVEAVLGAMIRGGRIRRVGEARASRYMRAENGK; translated from the coding sequence ATGAGGAGATTTGACTATTCGTTTCTGAATAATACCTTGCTACCGTCGAAAATGTTGAACCAAGCCGCCGGTATCTATTCTTTTAAGACAATGGCAGGCACCCGGAAGGATGAATACACAAAGATTTTCACGGAGTTAGAGGCGATCGCCAAAGTCCAATCGGTGAAAAGCTCAAATGCGATTGAAGGGATTATTACAAGCGATGAGCGCATTAAAGCGATTGTAAATGAAAAAAGCGCACCCTTGAATCATGATGAAGCTGAAATCGCCGGTTACAGAGATGCGCTTAATGCGATTCATACAGATCATGAATATCTTGATTTGCGGGAAACGGATATCTTGAAGCTTCATGAGACGCTGATGTCTATGACCAACTATGAGTACGGCGGAAGATACAAAACGGAAGATAACGTGATTTTGGAAACCGATCACGAAGGAAACCGCAGAGTTCGTTTTCGCCCGACGCCGGCATCCGAAACGCCGAAAGCAATGGAACAGATGATTCTGGCTTACATGGAAGCGAGAGATGATTCAAACATCAATCCGCTTCTGTTAATCCCCTGTGTCATTCTTGACTTCTTATGCATCCACCCTTTCCGGGATGGCAACGGCAGAATGTCACGGCTGCTCTCCTTGCTGTTGTTATACAAAAACGGATTTGACGCCGGAAAGTACATCTCGTTTGAAGAGCAGATTCATCACAACAAAGGATATTATTATGAATCCCTAAGGGTCTCATCCGAAAAATGGGAAACAAACGAAAATGAGTATACTTCCTTCATCGGGAACTTCCTTTACACGCTATATATTTGTTACAAAGAGCTGGATAAACGCTTCTCCGTTTTGGATGAAAAGCGGACAAAGACAGCGCGAATTGAAGCCGCCGTGTTAAACAATCTGACACCGATCTCAAAAACAGAAATTTGTAAAAACCTCCCCGACGTAAGCCCTTCTACCGTTGAAGCGGTCCTTGGCGCAATGATTCGTGGGGGCAGAATCCGGCGCGTCGGTGAAGCGAGAGCGTCTCGGTATATGAGAGCGGAAAATGGAAAATAG